The genomic interval TATGATGGTGTAGAAAGCAATGGAATTACTAATCTTGTGCACCTTTTTAACCAGCATATCTGAATTCATGGCCTCATCGGttacaaaatcaaaataattatttcaaaGTCTATCTAAGTGGCTTTTACTCAGTCACTAAAATGTATGACTGGCAAGCACCAGAACTTTGGTTCAAGCTGCAAAAAGGCATAGTTTCTGGACACTAATTCAATTCATTTGCGACTAACAAGATAGTTTTTATCACTGATAATTTCTCGTGCTTACTTCCCCTCTATAAGACaaattagatttttgtttcttgttcATCCACAATTATGGATGCAATGTATTCTAGACCCATTGGTCCGGtttcttatatataatatctatatatatatagcttcACTAGCTACTGTTGGTTTTTGTGAATTATATTATGATTAAAGCTCACAAAATTCTGATATCTGAAACGTACTTCAGATAGATAGCCATGTAAAACGTCTTGACGAGGATTTGACCTACTTTGCAGAAGATCTAAAGCAAGGTACAGTAATTGCAATCAAAATTGTTCATCTTTGATGGATAAAATACTGCCTCAGGTGATAAATTTGTCACCATGCTTTTTCTTCCTGCAATTTTATCAGAAGGAAAGATACCACCAGATGAGCCTGCCATTCTTCCTCCTTTACCTATTGTTCCTAAGCTTGAGAAACGCAAGCACTTTTACGGAACACCTCAATCAAAGAGGCTAGAATACAGGGATAGAGATTGGGATCGAGAGCGTGATAGGGACTTTGAACTCATGCCTCCTCCAGGGAGCCATAAGAAGGACTTTGCTACCCCTCTTGATGTAGAACAGCCTATTGATCCAAATGAACCTACTTATTGTGTCTGCCACCAGGTTCTGcctttttattcattattttgtaCATCTAATTATTGTTGTGCATGCTTTCACTGCTTCTTTGATTTAAAAGCTTTGATCCAAAATTGAAGGATTGTTTTATCAATTATTTAGGTGTCTTTTGGAGATATGATTGCCTGTGACAATGAAAATGTGAGTCCTGTTCCTCtgcatctttcttttttcgtACTGATATGTACTAGCATTTGTATTTCTTTGCATATGACTTCTCTATAATTAACTATTAGTTATTAAAGTTTCTTATATTAATCACATCTAAGTGTCACAATAATGAATTATGCAAAAGAATTGACAGATAATGTGGGGTTGGAGTAGTATGCATATGTAGCACAAACATGTGCTGCAATacatgatattttgattatgagCTCCCCTGTTCGCCCCAAAAGTTTAATTGCTGTTTATTCATCATGATTTGACTCAATGACTGCTTAGAATTTGTTTGGTACTTATTGTCTAACACATTTGTTCCTTCAGTGTCAAGGAGGTGAATGGTTCCATTATGCATGTGTCGGGCTTACGCCAGAGACAAGATTCAAGGGAAAGTGGTACTGCCCAACCTGTAGAATGCTTCCACAATGTCAATAATGATACATGTATGTATTGCACTATTTGAGATGTTTCAGTGAATTGTTCATTATGCTGTTTCAGCATCTTTTTCCAGAATTTAGGAAGAAGTATTGTAACTGTAATTCAATCAATGGAGATAGGTTTTGTTACAGAGCTGTGAGCCATTAAATTTGATGATTCGTGGGAGTAAATGCGGAGAAATTTAACTTGTGATGGATGGTTTATGATCAGATGTTGCGAGAGCTTGACCATACGTACGAAACAACCAAACGATCTCTTCTCAAGTATACCATCAGGAGTTACGGATATAAATTTGGTAATAAACATGGAACATCTGGTTCATTACCTTTAAATGTTCTTACCTAACAGAATAAAGACCTGGACCTGTCTCAACTGCTGAGATTCATGCTGCACTAAAACCTGCAACTGACTTTGGGCATGGTACAATCAGATGATTCAATGATCTTTTTATCTGTTTCAATTCTAGGTTCAATGACAGATCATCACTTCCTACTTGTCTTAAAATTTATACTGCTGTTATTTGATAGACAGAGACTCAAAGGACTCACAGAAAAGGATCAGAATATCTTAAGCCTTGGACTCCACCTTTGCTTTTATGATGCCAGTAGGGGGGTCTACATATGGAAAGCGTATATCATCTACGATTATTGCACCATTATATGAATCTCGAAAAGTCAcacattttattaatcttaCGATAAAAAACTTAATGCATTTATGCTTTACATCGTGAGAATTTTGTATCCGTTTTGATAACACCAtcgatatttgataaaaaaaatttaaaaatttgatacgactacataacaaaaataaatcattaaacaagcttataattttcaaaagatttaaaatttgaattctttcctCAAATATgtaatatcataaaaaatgtTCAGGTGGGTTGTGGCCCAAAAGAAGTAATCTTTCTGCCATTACCTCATGAGAGTTTTTGACTCTTAGCAGATGTCTGATACTTTCTATCCTCTTTTGAATCTGTGAAAGAATCCAGCAATGGGGAGGGCGGGAACTGAAAATTTTTGGGGTCACCGGAAGTACAAGGATCTAAATGACGGCACTACCCTTGGTCCAGGACAAAAGACAAAACCCCAACTAGAACTAGATTTACGAATGCAAGAAAGGCACAGGATCCAATGACTGCCACTCTTCTTTACTCGACTATGGGGCGCTGTGCTTAGCTATGAAGCCCATGAGCCATGTTatcttcaaaattaaaaaatatgattatattattattttaatttgaaactctaagttaaatatgattaaaactaatgaaaattagaataataataatagctTTGCATAGTCCTTTACTTTCATTAAATAAGGGATTTTGTacacattttttttgtcttcaCAATCATGAGAAATGGGTTTGTAGTGATTTCTCCTTTTCAATGATTTCTCTTAacaatctttttaattttaattaaaaaaaagtttgaaggGCACTTAAGATAAcctaaaagaaaaagcaataaGTAGTTGTACCTTTTGCATAATGATTTTCTAAAGCTTTTAATCTACTGTACTTCATAACTACAAGGACCGCTTTTAAGTcttaacccaaaaaaaaaaagttatatatataagtttaaaatgtcaattaaatattcaaaaacttttgaattaattaaaattttttaaaagttttttatttttattgtgtaaaattatatttttattttaaattaaaaaaataattgagaattaatGTAACATCATGGTATAATCATAAAcatttatcatattttatgTTAGTATCATatcaatatattataatataaaaaataaaaaataatattttaattaatgacaaTCGATTAAcaattaatcataaaacttattttatttaaaataaaaataaataaatttgattaaataca from Theobroma cacao cultivar B97-61/B2 chromosome 5, Criollo_cocoa_genome_V2, whole genome shotgun sequence carries:
- the LOC18600288 gene encoding PHD finger protein ING2 isoform X2; the protein is MAIARTGVYVDDYLEYASTLPAELQRLLNTIRELDERSQSMINHTRQQTKYCLGLAAKRGNGNSYFNNSHEDEDTIEKMRKDIEASQENALSLCTEKVLLARQAYDLIDSHVKRLDEDLTYFAEDLKQEGKIPPDEPAILPPLPIVPKLEKRKHFYGTPQSKRLEYRDRDWDRERDRDFELMPPPGSHKKDFATPLDVEQPIDPNEPTYCVCHQCQGGEWFHYACVGLTPETRFKGKWYCPTCRMLPQCQ
- the LOC18600288 gene encoding PHD finger protein ING2 isoform X1; protein product: MAIARTGVYVDDYLEYASTLPAELQRLLNTIRELDERSQSMINHTRQQTKYCLGLAAKRGNGNSYFNNSHEDEDTIEKMRKDIEASQENALSLCTEKVLLARQAYDLIDSHVKRLDEDLTYFAEDLKQEGKIPPDEPAILPPLPIVPKLEKRKHFYGTPQSKRLEYRDRDWDRERDRDFELMPPPGSHKKDFATPLDVEQPIDPNEPTYCVCHQVSFGDMIACDNENCQGGEWFHYACVGLTPETRFKGKWYCPTCRMLPQCQ